From Haloglomus litoreum, the proteins below share one genomic window:
- a CDS encoding ABC transporter ATP-binding protein gives MVILAEEVRRRYGETVALDGVSLSVAEGEVFALVGPNGAGKTTLVRALTGTTVVDGRVEVLGRAPDEVDPERVGLLPQEFDPAERLTARELVAYYAGLYDDARDADDVLADVGLEGADARKPYGDLSGGQKRRTCVATALVNAPDVLFLDEPTTGIDPTGRRQLWQLLSDLADGGTTILLTTHYMEEAETLADRVGLLADGQLVAVGAPADLVAAHGGDSRLELDVPEDAEGRAARALEMAGYGLVPDEAALAVTGIDPRDIGQVVETLEAEDVPYGAITWKQPDLEDVYLSLTGTEVAAGGDPVSRRRGRVPAGGPSRDGGEP, from the coding sequence ATGGTCATCCTCGCGGAGGAGGTACGCCGACGGTACGGCGAGACGGTCGCGCTCGACGGCGTCTCGCTGTCCGTCGCCGAGGGCGAGGTGTTCGCGCTGGTCGGGCCGAACGGCGCCGGCAAGACGACGCTCGTGCGGGCGCTCACCGGCACCACCGTCGTCGACGGGCGAGTCGAGGTGCTCGGCAGAGCGCCCGACGAGGTCGACCCCGAACGGGTGGGGCTGCTCCCCCAGGAGTTCGACCCCGCCGAACGGCTCACCGCGCGCGAACTCGTCGCCTACTACGCCGGCCTCTACGACGACGCCCGCGACGCCGACGACGTACTGGCGGACGTGGGGCTCGAGGGCGCCGACGCCCGGAAGCCGTACGGGGACCTCTCGGGCGGGCAGAAGCGCCGGACCTGCGTCGCGACGGCGCTGGTCAACGCCCCCGACGTCCTGTTCCTCGACGAGCCGACGACCGGCATCGACCCGACCGGTCGCCGACAGCTCTGGCAGCTCCTCTCGGACCTCGCGGACGGCGGCACGACCATCCTCCTCACGACCCACTACATGGAGGAGGCCGAGACACTGGCCGACCGCGTCGGCCTGCTCGCCGACGGCCAACTCGTCGCGGTCGGGGCGCCGGCCGACCTCGTCGCGGCCCACGGCGGCGACAGCCGGCTCGAACTGGACGTGCCGGAGGACGCCGAGGGCCGTGCCGCGAGGGCGCTCGAGATGGCCGGCTACGGGCTCGTCCCGGACGAGGCCGCGCTCGCGGTCACGGGCATCGACCCCCGCGACATCGGCCAGGTGGTCGAGACCCTGGAGGCCGAGGACGTACCCTACGGCGCCATCACCTGGAAGCAGCCCGACCTGGAGGACGTCTACCTCTCGCTGACCGGAACCGAGGTCGCGGCCGGTGGCGACCCGGTGTCACGCCGTCGGGGGCGGGTCCCTGCCGGAGGACCGTCCCGGGACGGGGGTGAGCCCTGA
- a CDS encoding ABC transporter permease — protein sequence MGAVGRITSEASAATKAFLRRRTAVFFTFFFPAIIILIFGALVQTQPTGGGLFTEPAGYYVPGYLAVVVLFTPLSRVGSEVARHREGNRFEKLATTPLSRAEWLLAQTIVNVGIIGAAAVLILVLVVVVTGAAASLRPSLLLLPFIALAVALFCGLGAVLGRVADSQDGVVAASNGIALPLLFLSETFVPPDLLPAWFAPLRYLSPLTYFARGVREATYRPAGQLGSFTPNPNVFEASGPLLELGVLTALAVLFFVAGAYAIPNTD from the coding sequence ATGGGCGCCGTCGGGCGCATCACCAGCGAGGCCAGCGCCGCCACGAAGGCGTTCCTCCGGCGTCGGACGGCCGTCTTCTTCACGTTCTTCTTCCCCGCCATCATCATCCTCATCTTCGGCGCGCTGGTCCAGACCCAGCCCACGGGTGGCGGCCTGTTCACCGAGCCGGCGGGCTACTACGTCCCCGGTTACCTGGCGGTGGTCGTGCTGTTCACGCCCCTCTCGCGGGTCGGGAGCGAGGTCGCGCGCCACCGGGAGGGGAACCGCTTCGAGAAACTGGCGACGACACCGCTGTCGCGGGCCGAGTGGCTCCTCGCACAGACCATCGTCAACGTCGGCATCATCGGCGCCGCCGCCGTCCTCATCCTCGTGCTGGTGGTCGTCGTGACGGGCGCGGCGGCGTCGCTGCGGCCGTCCCTCCTGCTGCTGCCGTTCATCGCCCTGGCCGTGGCGCTGTTCTGCGGGCTCGGGGCCGTCCTCGGCCGGGTCGCCGACTCGCAGGACGGCGTCGTCGCGGCCTCGAACGGTATCGCGCTGCCGCTGCTGTTCCTCTCCGAGACGTTCGTCCCGCCGGACCTGCTGCCGGCGTGGTTCGCTCCGCTGCGCTACCTCTCGCCACTCACCTACTTCGCCCGCGGCGTGCGGGAGGCCACGTACCGCCCGGCCGGACAGCTCGGCTCGTTCACGCCCAACCCGAACGTCTTCGAGGCGTCCGGGCCGCTCCTGGAGCTGGGTGTCCTGACCGCGCTGGCGGTCCTGTTCTTCGTCGCCGGCGCGTACGCCATCCCGAACACGGACTGA
- a CDS encoding 2-oxo acid dehydrogenase subunit E2, with protein MSARSTPERISPQRQLTVDYMRMAGRRSNVHGLVEVDVTEARERIRRIEAETGEAPSFTAFLVACLAATVAEQPAVQAYRDWRGRVHHFDDVDVNVLVETTVDGERIAVPHVVRAANRRSIRSIQEDFRRVRESPRSEEQSRVTALARYLPDVLRRQLWRLPQLFPRRWKALAGTVSVTSVGMFGSGSGWAITPTNYSLQLTVGGIGTRPMLVDGEVEGRELLSLTVTFDHDVVDGAPAARFVQRLSEHVEAARGLEAGADD; from the coding sequence ATGAGCGCCCGCTCCACGCCCGAACGGATCTCGCCCCAGCGACAGCTGACGGTGGACTACATGCGGATGGCGGGTCGGCGGAGCAACGTCCACGGACTCGTCGAGGTGGACGTGACCGAGGCCCGCGAGCGCATCCGGCGCATCGAGGCCGAGACCGGCGAGGCACCGTCGTTCACCGCGTTCCTCGTGGCCTGTCTGGCGGCGACCGTCGCGGAACAGCCAGCGGTCCAGGCGTACCGCGACTGGCGGGGCCGCGTCCACCACTTCGACGACGTCGACGTGAACGTCCTGGTCGAGACGACCGTCGACGGGGAGCGGATCGCCGTCCCCCACGTCGTCCGGGCGGCGAACCGGCGGTCCATCCGCTCCATCCAGGAGGACTTCCGGAGGGTCAGGGAGTCCCCCCGCAGCGAGGAGCAATCGCGGGTCACGGCCCTCGCTCGGTACCTCCCCGACGTCCTTCGCCGGCAGCTGTGGCGGCTCCCGCAACTGTTCCCCCGTCGGTGGAAGGCCCTCGCCGGGACGGTCTCGGTCACCTCGGTCGGGATGTTCGGGTCGGGGAGCGGCTGGGCGATCACACCGACGAACTACAGTCTGCAGTTGACCGTCGGGGGCATCGGGACGAGGCCGATGCTCGTCGACGGCGAGGTAGAGGGCCGGGAGCTCCTCAGCCTCACCGTCACCTTCGACCACGACGTCGTCGACGGTGCCCCTGCGGCCAGGTTCGTCCAGCGGCTCTCCGAGCACGTGGAGGCGGCGCGCGGACTGGAGGCGGGGGCCGACGACTGA
- a CDS encoding S1C family serine protease has product MRAGPPDYERLYRDTIPSVVSIYLPVAERGGAGSGFVYDRGADGDGHVVTNEHVVGDGTGDGVGTALDLRFHDGTWRTGEVVGTDPYTDLAVVAVPDLPTDSAPLALAEAAPAPGTPVAALGNPMGLDGSITAGIVSGAGRSMATGGGYAIPDTVQTDAPINPGNSGGPLVTADGTVVGVNRARAGDNIGFAVSAGVVRRVAPALVADGAYRHPYLRIRTVDVSPAVAEANDLDEPRGVLVADVSLGPASGALVGCHGVVGIDGRQVPVGGDVIVAVDGESVDSHEELMRHLLLETAPGEAVALDLYRNGERVAEQVTLAERPRPARGGDPSQRSIPVR; this is encoded by the coding sequence ATGAGAGCAGGACCACCTGACTACGAACGGCTGTACCGCGACACCATCCCGTCGGTCGTGTCGATCTACCTCCCGGTGGCCGAGCGCGGCGGCGCCGGCTCCGGGTTCGTCTACGACCGCGGCGCCGACGGCGACGGCCACGTCGTCACGAACGAGCACGTCGTCGGGGACGGCACCGGCGACGGCGTCGGCACCGCGCTCGACCTCCGGTTCCACGACGGCACCTGGCGCACCGGCGAGGTCGTGGGCACCGACCCGTACACGGACCTCGCCGTCGTGGCCGTCCCGGACCTCCCGACCGATTCAGCACCCCTCGCGCTCGCCGAGGCCGCACCCGCACCCGGAACCCCGGTCGCGGCACTGGGGAACCCGATGGGACTGGACGGCTCCATCACGGCCGGCATCGTCAGCGGTGCGGGTCGCTCGATGGCGACCGGCGGCGGCTACGCCATCCCGGACACGGTGCAGACGGACGCGCCCATCAACCCCGGGAACAGCGGTGGGCCGCTCGTCACGGCCGACGGCACCGTCGTCGGGGTGAACCGCGCGAGGGCCGGCGACAACATCGGGTTCGCCGTCTCCGCGGGCGTGGTCCGGCGCGTCGCGCCCGCGCTCGTGGCCGACGGCGCCTACCGGCACCCGTACCTCCGTATCCGGACGGTCGACGTCTCACCCGCCGTCGCCGAGGCGAACGACCTCGACGAGCCCCGGGGCGTGCTCGTCGCGGACGTCTCGCTGGGGCCGGCCAGCGGCGCGCTCGTCGGCTGTCACGGCGTCGTCGGTATCGATGGCCGGCAGGTGCCCGTCGGTGGGGACGTCATCGTCGCCGTGGACGGGGAGTCGGTCGACTCCCACGAGGAGTTGATGCGTCACCTCCTGCTTGAGACCGCACCCGGCGAGGCGGTCGCACTCGACCTGTACCGGAACGGTGAGCGGGTGGCCGAGCAGGTCACGCTGGCCGAGCGCCCGCGGCCGGCGCGGGGTGGCGACCCCTCACAGCGGTCCATCCCCGTGCGCTGA
- a CDS encoding DUF420 domain-containing protein, with protein MATADAGPLSRTAKEYPRALTAVLTVVGYALVIGTLYVGLPIYPTISLETVNLLSHAIAVINTTTVVLLLSGWKFIRDGDVRKHRTAMVGAFTLILVFLVLYLLKTGGGGQKEIVAPDGPTIAYLAMLAIHILLSVLAVPLVLYNIVVGLTHTTREMRETAHARVGRWAVAVWSISLTLGVAAYVLLNHVYTFEFVRLLVRVPAPF; from the coding sequence ATGGCGACAGCCGACGCCGGGCCCCTCTCACGGACAGCGAAGGAGTACCCCCGAGCACTCACCGCGGTCCTCACCGTCGTCGGGTACGCGCTGGTCATCGGGACGCTGTACGTCGGGCTCCCCATCTACCCGACCATCAGCCTGGAGACGGTCAACCTCCTCTCGCACGCCATCGCCGTCATCAACACCACCACGGTCGTCCTGCTGCTGTCGGGCTGGAAGTTCATCCGCGACGGCGACGTGCGCAAGCACCGCACGGCGATGGTGGGCGCGTTCACGCTCATCCTCGTCTTCCTCGTCCTCTACCTCCTGAAGACGGGCGGCGGCGGGCAGAAGGAGATCGTGGCCCCCGACGGCCCCACCATCGCCTACCTCGCGATGCTGGCCATCCACATCCTGCTCTCGGTGCTGGCGGTCCCGCTGGTCCTCTACAACATCGTCGTGGGGCTGACCCACACGACCCGGGAGATGCGCGAGACGGCACACGCCCGCGTCGGCCGCTGGGCGGTCGCCGTCTGGTCGATCTCGCTCACCCTGGGGGTCGCGGCGTACGTCCTGCTCAACCACGTCTACACGTTCGAGTTCGTCCGCCTGCTCGTCAGGGTTCCCGCTCCGTTCTGA
- a CDS encoding acyl-CoA dehydrogenase family protein, translating to MDLSLTPEQKQIKEMVADFVDEEVVPRAADIDHEDEFPWDLVEEMGELGLMGAPFPEEYGGAGLDYHAYPIALEEIARGSGGLGTIMAAHVSLAGNMVYEFGDDEQKERFLTPLAEGSDIGAFALSEAGAGSDVPAMETTAERNGDGYYINGGKLWISNGSVADTVTVFAKTDPEAGRKGISAFIVRPDEDDGFIVEGTEDKLGDKGCPTAELRFDDCYVPEERRLGEEGEGFVQALKTLNGGRITIAARSVGIAQAALDAAVDYAGEREQFDQPIGDFQAIQHKLADMDTKTRAARLLMHDAADKKMRGERFRKEAAQAKLYASEVSREVANEGIQIHGGYGYTKDFPAERFYRDAKLNEIYEGTSEVLRNTIGQDLLG from the coding sequence ATGGACCTCAGCCTCACGCCCGAGCAGAAACAGATCAAGGAGATGGTCGCCGACTTCGTGGACGAAGAGGTCGTCCCGCGCGCGGCCGATATCGACCACGAGGACGAGTTCCCGTGGGACCTCGTCGAGGAGATGGGCGAGCTGGGCCTGATGGGCGCGCCGTTCCCCGAGGAGTACGGCGGCGCCGGCCTCGACTACCACGCCTACCCCATCGCGCTGGAGGAGATCGCGCGCGGCTCCGGTGGCCTCGGCACCATCATGGCCGCGCACGTCTCGCTCGCCGGCAACATGGTCTACGAGTTCGGCGACGACGAGCAGAAGGAGCGCTTCCTCACGCCGCTGGCCGAAGGGAGCGACATCGGCGCGTTCGCGCTCTCCGAGGCCGGCGCCGGCAGCGACGTCCCCGCCATGGAGACCACCGCCGAGCGCAACGGCGACGGCTACTACATCAACGGCGGCAAGCTCTGGATCTCGAACGGCTCCGTCGCGGACACCGTCACCGTCTTCGCGAAGACCGACCCCGAGGCCGGCCGGAAGGGCATCTCCGCGTTCATCGTCCGGCCCGACGAGGACGACGGCTTCATCGTCGAGGGCACGGAGGACAAGCTCGGCGACAAGGGCTGTCCGACCGCCGAACTCCGCTTCGACGACTGCTACGTCCCCGAGGAGCGCAGGCTCGGCGAGGAGGGCGAGGGGTTCGTCCAGGCGCTCAAGACGCTCAACGGCGGCCGCATCACCATCGCCGCGCGCTCGGTGGGCATCGCGCAGGCCGCGCTCGACGCTGCGGTCGACTACGCCGGCGAGCGCGAGCAGTTCGACCAGCCCATCGGCGACTTCCAGGCCATCCAGCACAAGCTCGCCGACATGGACACCAAGACGCGCGCCGCGCGCCTGCTGATGCACGACGCCGCCGACAAGAAGATGCGCGGCGAACGGTTCCGCAAGGAGGCCGCCCAGGCCAAACTGTACGCCTCCGAGGTCAGCCGTGAGGTCGCCAACGAGGGCATCCAGATCCACGGCGGCTACGGCTACACGAAGGACTTCCCCGCCGAGCGGTTCTACCGCGACGCCAAGCTCAACGAGATCTACGAGGGGACCAGCGAGGTCCTGCGCAACACCATCGGCCAGGACCTGCTCGGCTGA
- a CDS encoding DUF7111 family protein — protein sequence MSETLTEGGVTGRYEETDGERRLTFERDGRVATVAQNTEGYAMLKVRDGPDGDELERYYGFDMALDHAAEVLGVSPHDLPVPEPATDMGM from the coding sequence ATGAGCGAGACTCTCACCGAGGGGGGCGTGACCGGCCGCTACGAGGAGACCGACGGCGAGCGCCGGCTGACGTTCGAACGCGACGGCCGGGTCGCCACCGTCGCACAGAACACGGAGGGGTACGCGATGCTGAAGGTGCGTGATGGGCCCGACGGGGACGAACTGGAGCGGTACTACGGCTTCGACATGGCGCTGGACCACGCGGCCGAGGTGCTCGGCGTCTCGCCGCACGACCTCCCGGTGCCGGAGCCGGCCACGGACATGGGGATGTGA
- a CDS encoding cupin domain-containing protein — protein MGYHVLDPDDLPRSPDHPCDRRSVSEAAELAQLALAVYTMQPGEQLPTTYHYHEQREEAFYVVSGRLAVETPQGEHTVEEGELFVAEPESPHRAYNPDDAEGEVQVVGMGAPKFDMAHPYEPDGG, from the coding sequence ATGGGCTACCACGTCCTCGACCCCGACGACCTCCCCCGGTCGCCGGACCACCCCTGCGACCGCCGTTCCGTCTCGGAGGCAGCCGAACTGGCTCAGCTCGCGCTGGCCGTCTACACCATGCAGCCGGGCGAGCAGCTCCCCACGACCTACCACTACCACGAGCAGCGAGAGGAGGCGTTCTACGTCGTCTCGGGGCGCCTAGCCGTCGAGACGCCCCAGGGCGAGCACACCGTCGAGGAGGGAGAGCTGTTCGTGGCCGAGCCTGAGAGCCCCCACCGCGCGTACAATCCGGACGACGCGGAGGGAGAGGTGCAAGTGGTCGGGATGGGCGCCCCGAAGTTCGACATGGCCCACCCGTACGAGCCCGACGGGGGCTAG